The Manis javanica isolate MJ-LG chromosome 6, MJ_LKY, whole genome shotgun sequence genome contains a region encoding:
- the LOC118972996 gene encoding EP300-interacting inhibitor of differentiation 2-like, translating into MSELRANSTVPHTDAEDGDRDAPQAEVGGGPPEPVQAQPEEPREVPVAAAGAAGMAEVARLVAEPAEEEGQEGWPGNGPGLAALPHGLYRVLSVWEITHQYRQLYLMAVVRMQEAELRGRFVEAEFDDEYPWNPPRIDFDVLAGITPTASAVIDPLVEELGCDKLISRE; encoded by the coding sequence ATGTCTGAGCTGCGGGCAAACAGCACTGTCCCGCACACCGATGCCGAGGATGGGGACCGCGACGCCCCGCAGGCGGAGGTAGGCGGCGGGCCGCCGGAGCCGGTCCAGGCGCAGCCTGAGGAGCCCAGGGAAGTTCCAGTGGCGGCGGCCGGGGCAGCTGGGATGGCGGAGGTCGCCCGACTGGTGGCGGAGCCTGCGGAGGAAGAGGGTCAAGAGGGCTGGCCCGGGAACGGCCCCGGCCTGGCTGCGTTGCCTCATGGCCTTTACCGCGTGTTGAGCGTTTGGGAAATTACTCACCAGTATCGGCAGCTCTACCTTATGGCTGTGGTCAGAATGCAGGAGGCTGAACTCCGCGGGAGATTTGTGGAAGCCGAGTTTGATGACGAGTATCCGTGGAATCCCCCGAGGATTGATTTTGATGTTCTAGCAGGTATAACTCCGACTGCATCTGCAGTGATTGACCCTCTGGTAGAAGAACTCGGTTGTGATAAGTTAATCAGCAGAGAATAG